A single region of the Acidobacteriota bacterium genome encodes:
- a CDS encoding PQQ-binding-like beta-propeller repeat protein: MLQIKLPSGTLRRSGAAAAFVLGTAAAQAAVAEEVDPSPPGQAVIPDLPLAISSFGAAAMDRSLYVYGGHIGTQHVHSFENLSQLFLRYPLQPGPGGPLSAWLALPPGPPLQGTALIEHEGALYRVGGMRANNPRREPSELYSVRSAARFLPQENRWQRFMALPAGRSSHDLAVVNDFLVVAGGWELRGSVEDPLWERSVFALDLKTLDEDSIGEWQVLTETPIGVRANAAVGFDGKLWVLGGLDDNGNTTRRVDIYDPAADTWTSGPELPESGSLNGFGADAVTVHDTLLISQADGRVYSIQSGENEWTHAGDLDERRFFHRLVSDGESLFAIGGANRSGHLNSVEQHLLSSFGLGSGSPSADGTAPPDTETDWAGFRDGGASTVEGSDLPSAWTEPAWTVELPAFGHSGPVVWRGTAYVTSVTADAEDAKDTLWLTAIRIADGEELWRRNWPASERLPFNQYTARAAPTPAIDAERITLFFGTGDLFATDHDGNRLWHRNLSADHGSFAGNHGVGGSVLLAGDHAVVLLARKTYSYLLAVDRVTGEERWKGNREPGVSWTTPTLSPDGREIVVSSNGSVESYDAASGRKLWWIPNVKSNTTQSPLITEDLVVISGSERPANFAIRRGGRGELGEDDIVWRSESTAHFASPVLAGDCIYWANAAGVAQCIDPATGKSHWQRRLSQPAWVTPIAAGERVFFFGEKGATDVLSAGTRGGEVLATSRVEVDEYLTGVAPAGDTLLLRSGKLLHAVRGEP; this comes from the coding sequence ATGCTCCAAATCAAGCTCCCCAGCGGCACTCTTCGCCGCTCCGGCGCCGCGGCCGCCTTCGTTCTGGGAACAGCCGCTGCGCAAGCCGCTGTTGCCGAGGAAGTGGACCCCTCGCCTCCCGGACAAGCAGTGATCCCCGACCTTCCCCTCGCCATCTCGAGTTTCGGGGCCGCGGCCATGGACCGCTCGCTCTACGTCTACGGCGGCCACATCGGCACGCAGCATGTTCACTCGTTCGAGAACCTGAGCCAGCTCTTCCTGCGCTATCCGCTCCAGCCAGGTCCCGGTGGACCCCTGTCCGCATGGCTGGCCTTGCCGCCGGGTCCGCCGCTTCAGGGCACGGCCCTGATCGAGCACGAAGGCGCCCTCTACCGGGTCGGCGGCATGCGCGCGAACAATCCCAGGCGGGAGCCAAGCGAACTCTACTCCGTCAGAAGCGCGGCCCGCTTCCTGCCCCAAGAGAACCGCTGGCAGCGGTTCATGGCCCTTCCGGCCGGCAGGTCCTCGCACGATCTGGCCGTCGTGAACGACTTCCTCGTCGTCGCCGGCGGCTGGGAACTGCGAGGCTCCGTGGAAGACCCCCTCTGGGAACGGTCCGTGTTCGCACTCGACCTCAAGACGCTCGACGAGGATTCCATCGGCGAGTGGCAGGTGCTCACAGAGACGCCGATCGGCGTCCGCGCGAACGCCGCGGTCGGATTCGACGGCAAACTGTGGGTCCTGGGCGGGCTCGACGACAACGGCAACACGACGAGACGCGTCGACATCTACGACCCGGCCGCCGACACGTGGACGTCCGGCCCGGAGTTGCCCGAATCCGGCAGTCTGAACGGCTTCGGGGCGGATGCCGTGACGGTCCATGACACCCTGCTGATCAGCCAGGCTGACGGCCGCGTCTACAGCATCCAGAGCGGCGAGAACGAGTGGACCCACGCCGGCGACCTGGATGAGCGGCGCTTCTTTCACCGCCTGGTCAGCGACGGCGAATCGCTGTTCGCGATCGGCGGCGCCAACCGTAGCGGCCACCTGAACTCCGTCGAGCAACACCTCCTGTCGAGTTTCGGCCTCGGCTCAGGCTCACCCTCCGCCGACGGCACCGCTCCCCCGGACACAGAGACTGACTGGGCAGGCTTTCGTGACGGCGGCGCCAGCACGGTCGAAGGTTCCGACCTGCCCTCGGCCTGGACCGAGCCGGCCTGGACCGTCGAACTTCCCGCCTTCGGCCACTCCGGCCCGGTCGTCTGGCGCGGCACGGCCTACGTGACGTCGGTGACCGCCGACGCCGAGGACGCCAAGGACACGTTGTGGCTCACGGCCATCCGCATCGCCGACGGCGAGGAGCTCTGGCGCCGGAACTGGCCTGCCTCGGAGCGTCTGCCCTTCAACCAGTACACGGCCCGCGCCGCCCCCACTCCCGCCATCGACGCCGAGAGGATCACTCTCTTCTTCGGCACCGGCGATCTGTTCGCCACCGACCACGACGGCAACCGCCTCTGGCACCGGAATCTCTCGGCCGATCACGGCAGTTTCGCCGGCAACCACGGCGTCGGCGGCTCCGTGCTGCTCGCCGGCGATCATGCCGTCGTCCTGCTGGCGCGCAAGACCTACTCCTACCTGCTCGCGGTCGACCGCGTCACCGGCGAAGAGCGCTGGAAGGGCAATCGCGAGCCGGGCGTGTCGTGGACCACGCCGACCCTGTCGCCCGACGGACGCGAGATCGTCGTCAGTTCGAACGGCTCCGTCGAGAGCTACGACGCTGCGAGCGGCCGGAAGCTCTGGTGGATTCCCAACGTCAAGTCGAACACCACCCAGTCGCCTCTGATCACGGAGGATCTGGTCGTGATCTCGGGTTCCGAGCGGCCAGCCAACTTCGCGATCCGGCGGGGTGGGCGCGGGGAACTCGGCGAAGACGACATCGTCTGGCGCTCGGAATCGACCGCTCACTTCGCCTCTCCCGTGCTGGCCGGCGACTGCATCTACTGGGCGAACGCCGCCGGCGTCGCCCAGTGCATCGACCCGGCGACCGGGAAGTCGCACTGGCAGCGCAGGCTCTCGCAACCGGCCTGGGTGACCCCCATCGCAGCCGGCGAGCGCGTCTTCTTCTTCGGCGAGAAGGGCGCTACCGACGTCCTCAGCGCCGGCACTCGAGGCGGCGAGGTGCTGGCCACGAGCCGTGTCGAGGTCGACGAGTACCTCACCGGAGTCGCCCCGGCCGGCGACACGTTGCTACTCAGAAGCGGAAAGCTGCTGCACGCGGTGCGCGGCGAGCCATGA
- a CDS encoding mandelate racemase/muconate lactonizing enzyme family protein: MKRARATTAPVTRRQAMAAAGGAAFLPVTDSPAFGIQPSGVAEGKLRIEELELTSVRVSERTTWLFVHVRTNLGLSGLGECSLGRRRELPALGEAFEAARGRSPFDIEAYRAAGREHAATGDIFKATAFSAIEQALWDLVGKAVDAPVHLLTGGRLHDRLPAYANINRATRERTPEGFAVNARAAVEDGFTAIKAAPFDGFPALDAPAPEIAAATDLGVACVEAIREAVGPDVDILIDCHSFFDVDLAVDVARRLEPQHLAWYEEPVAPTDVAATVAIERAIAQRMAGGEFLFGIEGFAPLCRERAVDVIMPDVKHCGGLLEARKIAAVAELDGIAVSPHNPSGPVATAASAQLCAGLPNFEILEMQWGEAAWRGDLVDPPERFENGSIAVPGGPGLGVELNQAVLRERRI; this comes from the coding sequence ATGAAGAGGGCGCGGGCAACGACGGCGCCGGTCACGCGCCGGCAGGCGATGGCGGCCGCGGGTGGCGCTGCCTTCTTGCCCGTCACCGACTCACCGGCCTTCGGCATCCAGCCCAGCGGTGTGGCCGAAGGGAAACTGCGGATCGAGGAGCTGGAGCTGACTTCCGTCCGGGTGTCGGAGCGGACGACCTGGTTGTTCGTTCACGTGCGCACGAACCTCGGCCTGTCGGGACTCGGCGAGTGCTCTCTCGGCAGGCGGCGCGAACTGCCGGCGCTGGGCGAGGCGTTCGAGGCAGCTCGCGGCCGCTCGCCATTCGACATCGAGGCCTACCGCGCGGCCGGGCGCGAGCACGCGGCGACCGGCGACATCTTCAAGGCGACCGCCTTCTCCGCCATCGAACAGGCGCTCTGGGACCTCGTCGGCAAGGCGGTCGACGCGCCCGTTCACCTGTTGACCGGCGGCAGACTCCACGACCGCCTGCCGGCCTACGCGAACATCAACCGCGCCACGCGGGAACGCACGCCCGAGGGCTTCGCGGTCAACGCCCGCGCGGCCGTCGAAGACGGTTTCACCGCGATCAAGGCCGCTCCGTTCGACGGCTTCCCCGCGCTCGACGCGCCCGCGCCTGAAATCGCCGCGGCCACCGACCTGGGCGTCGCCTGCGTGGAGGCGATCCGCGAAGCGGTCGGCCCCGACGTGGACATCCTGATCGATTGCCACAGCTTCTTCGACGTCGACCTGGCCGTCGATGTCGCCCGCCGTCTCGAACCCCAGCACCTCGCCTGGTACGAGGAGCCGGTCGCACCCACCGATGTCGCGGCCACCGTGGCCATCGAGCGGGCGATCGCACAGCGCATGGCGGGCGGCGAGTTCCTGTTCGGCATCGAGGGCTTCGCCCCCCTGTGCCGGGAACGGGCCGTCGACGTGATCATGCCCGACGTCAAGCACTGCGGCGGGCTCCTCGAAGCCCGGAAGATCGCCGCTGTCGCCGAACTCGACGGCATCGCCGTCTCGCCTCACAACCCGAGCGGTCCCGTCGCCACCGCCGCCTCGGCACAGCTCTGCGCCGGCCTGCCGAACTTCGAGATCCTCGAGATGCAATGGGGCGAAGCGGCCTGGCGCGGCGACCTTGTCGATCCGCCGGAACGCTTCGAGAACGGCTCGATCGCCGTGCCGGGTGGCCCAGGTCTGGGCGTCGAGTTGAACCAGGCGGTGCTGCGGGAGCGGCGGATATAG
- a CDS encoding PQQ-dependent dehydrogenase, methanol/ethanol family, with protein sequence MPATRNAARKSALQATTGVLTLLLLSIPLAAQEEGVAAAPQHHWPAATAVGDGAGPVDQSLLEAAPTRESWLHYGGNYASWRHSPITELTPESASKLRIAWIAQTGIAGQLESSPVVYDGVLYLTSSMNRLLAYDAADGSLLWRYDHQNPSNLIICCGPVNRGVGIAGDLVLMGTLDAHLLAFNRKTGELVWDTEVAPYARGFSITSAPLIAEGVAAIGIAGGEYGVRGFFDGYDIETGERLWRHFTVPDEGEAGVETWAGESYKTGGAATWATGSYDPATKTLFWTTGNPSPDWSGDTRAGDNLYSDSVLAVDIKTGERKWYFQFTPHDVWDYDGNSEVWLVDVQVNEQTIPALVQANRNGYFYVLDRRDGGFLHANQYVHQLNWATLDENGRPVVDEAMKPAEEPTQRVCPGLAGGNNAAYAGAYSPATGLAYVPTIESCMMFRKGEVVFIEGLPFFGGEPIPTDTVEGKSYGHLSAIDVSTGETKWSYRDPVPMLAGVLSTEGGLVVTGNASGHLLGFNAETGEEVWRYQSGSGIRSHPIAYQYEGRTFLAVGSGGGGIVQTTVGTAPSLPEGSVLLVFELDA encoded by the coding sequence ATGCCAGCCACCCGCAATGCCGCCAGGAAGTCGGCCCTCCAGGCCACGACCGGCGTTCTCACCCTGCTGCTTCTGTCCATTCCGCTCGCAGCCCAGGAGGAGGGCGTCGCTGCGGCGCCCCAGCACCACTGGCCGGCGGCGACTGCGGTCGGCGACGGCGCCGGACCGGTCGACCAGTCGCTGCTCGAGGCGGCGCCGACGCGCGAATCCTGGCTCCACTACGGCGGCAACTACGCTAGCTGGCGCCACTCTCCGATCACCGAACTGACACCGGAAAGTGCCTCGAAGCTGCGCATCGCCTGGATCGCGCAGACCGGCATTGCGGGCCAGCTCGAGTCCTCGCCCGTGGTCTACGACGGCGTGCTCTACCTGACTTCTTCGATGAACCGTCTGCTCGCCTACGACGCCGCGGACGGCAGTCTGCTGTGGCGCTACGACCACCAGAACCCTTCCAACCTGATCATCTGCTGCGGACCGGTCAACCGCGGCGTCGGCATCGCCGGCGACCTGGTCCTCATGGGCACTCTCGACGCCCATCTGCTGGCGTTCAACCGCAAGACCGGCGAACTCGTGTGGGATACGGAGGTGGCACCCTACGCCAGAGGCTTCTCCATCACCTCCGCGCCATTGATCGCGGAGGGCGTGGCCGCCATCGGCATCGCGGGCGGCGAGTACGGCGTCCGCGGGTTCTTCGACGGCTACGACATCGAGACCGGCGAGCGGCTCTGGCGTCACTTCACGGTGCCGGACGAAGGTGAGGCCGGGGTCGAGACCTGGGCCGGCGAGTCCTACAAGACGGGTGGCGCGGCTACGTGGGCCACTGGCAGCTACGACCCGGCCACGAAGACGCTGTTCTGGACGACCGGCAATCCGTCGCCCGACTGGAGCGGCGATACGCGCGCGGGCGACAACCTCTACAGCGACAGCGTGCTCGCAGTGGACATCAAGACCGGTGAGCGCAAGTGGTACTTCCAGTTCACGCCTCACGACGTCTGGGACTACGACGGCAACTCGGAGGTCTGGCTGGTCGACGTCCAGGTCAACGAACAGACCATCCCCGCCCTCGTCCAGGCCAACCGGAACGGCTACTTCTACGTCCTCGACCGTCGCGACGGCGGTTTCCTGCACGCGAACCAGTACGTCCACCAGTTGAACTGGGCAACGCTCGACGAGAACGGCCGGCCGGTCGTCGACGAGGCGATGAAGCCGGCCGAGGAGCCAACCCAGCGCGTCTGCCCCGGCCTCGCCGGCGGCAACAACGCCGCCTACGCCGGCGCCTACAGCCCCGCCACGGGTCTGGCCTACGTGCCGACGATCGAGAGCTGCATGATGTTCCGCAAGGGAGAGGTCGTCTTCATCGAAGGGCTCCCCTTCTTCGGCGGCGAACCGATTCCGACCGACACCGTCGAAGGCAAGTCCTACGGCCACCTGTCGGCGATCGACGTGAGCACCGGAGAGACGAAATGGAGCTACCGCGACCCGGTGCCGATGCTCGCCGGCGTGCTCAGCACCGAGGGCGGCCTGGTCGTGACCGGCAACGCCAGCGGCCACCTGCTCGGCTTCAACGCCGAGACCGGCGAGGAGGTGTGGCGCTACCAGAGTGGCTCGGGTATCCGCAGCCACCCGATCGCCTACCAGTACGAAGGCCGGACCTTCCTGGCAGTCGGTTCGGGCGGTGGCGGCATCGTCCAGACCACGGTCGGCACCGCTCCGTCGTTGCCCGAGGGCAGCGTCCTGCTGGTGTTCGAACTCGACGCCTGA
- a CDS encoding transporter substrate-binding domain-containing protein, translating to MRATSPATRRSWLVGALSVVLAVVPAKAEQLRVCLLENDLPRASRTEAAGFDHDLFREAAQRLGRAFVPVWRPDAPFYSEIEDSELPLDELAAGDCDLVPSVPGRIALGRLAEAIDLSAPYYAAAFEVYMPNTDHVEWNGLAETVGDRKVAVRLQSLAHFAVQWAGLEWTSQTTAEAVAAAVDDGRAAAALIWGPALGRLQKEPVLGFEPPAGLRFNEHAAMRHGDGLVADIGRALDELRRDGTLQRLAARYGIFRIEPFTTVSSPAAIRALSAGGE from the coding sequence ATGCGAGCGACGTCGCCGGCAACGCGGCGGTCCTGGCTCGTCGGCGCGTTGAGCGTGGTTCTGGCGGTCGTTCCCGCCAAGGCCGAGCAGCTTCGTGTCTGCCTGCTCGAGAATGACCTTCCCCGTGCCAGCCGTACGGAGGCCGCCGGCTTCGACCACGACCTGTTCCGTGAAGCTGCCCAGCGCCTCGGCCGCGCCTTCGTGCCGGTCTGGCGGCCCGATGCGCCCTTCTACTCCGAGATCGAGGATTCGGAGCTGCCGCTGGACGAGCTGGCGGCCGGAGACTGCGACCTGGTGCCCTCCGTGCCCGGCCGCATCGCCCTCGGTCGCCTCGCCGAAGCGATCGATCTCAGCGCTCCCTACTACGCAGCCGCCTTCGAGGTCTACATGCCGAACACCGACCACGTCGAGTGGAACGGCCTTGCGGAAACCGTAGGCGACCGCAAGGTGGCGGTGCGGCTGCAGTCGCTGGCGCATTTCGCCGTTCAATGGGCGGGGCTCGAGTGGACCTCCCAAACCACCGCCGAAGCCGTGGCAGCCGCCGTGGACGATGGCCGGGCGGCGGCGGCGCTGATCTGGGGACCGGCGCTCGGACGACTCCAGAAGGAACCCGTGCTTGGCTTCGAACCGCCGGCCGGCCTGCGCTTCAATGAGCATGCCGCCATGCGCCACGGCGACGGCCTGGTTGCCGACATCGGGCGGGCGCTCGACGAGCTGCGACGTGACGGTACGCTGCAACGGCTGGCCGCCCGTTATGGCATTTTCCGAATCGAACCGTTCACCACCGTGTCCTCGCCTGCCGCGATCCGCGCGCTCAGCGCGGGCGGCGAGTAG
- a CDS encoding TonB-dependent hemoglobin/transferrin/lactoferrin family receptor gives MSVSSPRRQRFADPWRFAMVALGLACILPNATPLLSQETAHSPAEEGQEAEEPGTGDATFLDEVTVTADHVPGSLRDTPGHVSIVTDDDIEDQLFEDIADLVKYEPGVYVEGDSTRLGLNGFNIRGIGGNRVLTQVDGVPSAEQFDFGPFNVHQQAIDIDTLKSAEIVRSAGSALYGSDAVGGVISLITKNPSDYLDSSSRHFGLKVGFDGRSQNSNLNAALAGGGEAGRASLFVSSSSGNELDNAGQTGGLGMDRDRPNPQERDRLQALGKAAYDISTGNTIRAVFELNSTDAETEVFSALGTSLLGPFTITQLEVLANDTQDRNRASLEQVVRSGGAVDQWSWRFNTQNVDTAQNVAEHRLTASFGPPIASNRSGDLWFEQKTFGADVNGLVETGTADSFSSAIYFGGSFLIDEFDMLRDRVEHDLSGRAVPTRLVFPSKYFPQTETEETGVYTQAELRWNRVTLIPGVRYDRFVVDADPSDTVYIAAGGLPAASLDEDAVSPKLGAAIELHRTTTLTAQYAAGFRAPPYSSINTGFTNLAGGYQTIANPALEPEISDNFELGLRWSAGGTSWSVNGFQNRYDDFIEFQNVGFNRQLRVVEFQNVNLTEVEIDGVEFRLESRLGDNVLLRAAYARIDGHDVTGGTSVPLASVAPNEGVLGLRYLSSSAKWGLDGSVRLVDDRDPEKVADGEHVPGGYEVVDLVAFFALPADTKLRVGVLNATDEAYFESWHVRGRQANDPRLLLYSSPGRNVVASLSYNW, from the coding sequence ATGTCCGTTTCATCCCCCAGGCGTCAACGTTTCGCCGACCCGTGGCGTTTCGCCATGGTCGCTCTCGGCCTGGCCTGCATCCTGCCGAACGCCACACCGCTCCTGAGCCAGGAAACTGCTCATTCTCCGGCCGAGGAAGGGCAGGAAGCCGAAGAGCCCGGAACCGGCGACGCGACCTTCCTCGACGAAGTCACCGTGACGGCCGACCATGTTCCGGGCTCGCTGCGAGACACGCCCGGGCACGTGTCGATCGTCACGGACGACGACATCGAAGACCAGCTGTTCGAAGACATCGCGGACCTGGTCAAGTACGAGCCCGGCGTCTACGTGGAGGGCGACTCCACGCGGCTTGGCCTCAACGGGTTCAACATCCGCGGCATCGGCGGCAACCGGGTCCTGACTCAGGTCGACGGCGTTCCGAGCGCGGAACAGTTCGACTTCGGGCCGTTCAACGTCCATCAGCAGGCGATCGACATCGACACGCTGAAGTCGGCCGAGATCGTCCGCAGTGCCGGATCGGCGCTCTACGGCAGCGACGCGGTCGGCGGCGTGATCTCCCTGATCACGAAGAACCCGTCCGACTATCTCGACAGCAGTAGTCGCCACTTCGGTCTGAAGGTCGGGTTTGACGGCCGCAGCCAGAACTCGAACCTGAACGCCGCGCTTGCCGGCGGCGGCGAAGCGGGACGAGCCTCGCTGTTCGTCAGCTCGAGCAGCGGCAACGAGCTGGACAACGCAGGACAGACCGGCGGTCTCGGCATGGACAGGGACCGACCGAATCCTCAGGAGCGCGACAGGCTTCAGGCGCTCGGCAAGGCGGCCTACGACATCTCCACGGGCAACACCATCCGCGCGGTCTTCGAGCTGAACTCCACCGACGCAGAGACGGAGGTCTTCTCGGCCCTCGGCACCAGCCTACTCGGCCCGTTCACGATCACGCAGCTCGAGGTCCTGGCGAACGACACGCAGGACCGTAACCGCGCTTCGCTCGAGCAGGTGGTGAGAAGCGGCGGCGCCGTCGATCAGTGGAGCTGGCGGTTCAACACCCAGAACGTGGACACGGCGCAGAACGTCGCCGAGCACCGGCTGACCGCGAGCTTCGGTCCGCCGATCGCGAGCAACAGGAGCGGCGATCTGTGGTTCGAACAGAAGACCTTCGGCGCCGACGTCAACGGCCTCGTCGAGACGGGAACCGCCGACTCCTTCAGCAGCGCGATCTACTTCGGCGGCAGCTTCCTGATCGACGAGTTCGACATGCTGCGCGACCGGGTCGAGCACGATCTCTCGGGCAGAGCCGTACCCACTCGGCTCGTCTTTCCGAGCAAGTACTTCCCGCAGACCGAAACGGAAGAGACCGGCGTCTACACCCAGGCCGAACTCCGCTGGAACCGGGTTACCCTGATCCCCGGTGTCCGCTACGACCGGTTCGTCGTCGACGCCGACCCGAGCGACACCGTCTACATCGCCGCCGGCGGCCTGCCCGCGGCCAGCCTGGACGAGGACGCCGTCTCACCGAAACTGGGAGCCGCGATCGAACTCCACCGCACGACCACGCTGACGGCCCAGTACGCGGCCGGCTTCCGGGCGCCGCCCTACAGTTCGATCAACACCGGGTTCACGAACCTGGCCGGCGGCTACCAGACGATCGCCAACCCCGCGCTCGAGCCCGAGATCAGCGACAACTTCGAGCTCGGCTTGCGCTGGAGCGCCGGCGGCACGAGCTGGAGCGTCAACGGGTTCCAGAACCGCTACGACGACTTCATCGAGTTCCAGAACGTCGGGTTCAATCGGCAACTCAGAGTGGTCGAGTTCCAGAACGTGAACCTGACCGAGGTGGAGATCGACGGCGTCGAGTTCCGACTCGAATCGCGCCTGGGCGACAACGTCCTGCTCCGTGCCGCCTATGCACGCATCGACGGCCACGACGTAACCGGCGGGACTTCCGTGCCGCTGGCATCCGTCGCACCCAACGAGGGCGTCCTGGGATTGCGATACCTGTCCAGTTCGGCAAAGTGGGGCCTCGACGGCTCGGTACGGCTGGTCGACGACCGCGACCCGGAGAAGGTCGCAGACGGCGAGCACGTCCCGGGGGGCTATGAAGTCGTCGATCTGGTCGCCTTCTTCGCTCTGCCTGCCGACACGAAGCTGCGGGTCGGAGTGCTCAACGCCACGGATGAGGCGTACTTCGAGTCATGGCACGTGCGCGGCAGGCAGGCGAACGACCCGCGACTGCTGCTCTACTCGAGTCCCGGCCGGAACGTGGTCGCGTCGCTGAGCTACAACTGGTAG
- a CDS encoding c-type cytochrome, protein MFANTMTRSEPNRFASYSTIVLPLLLVACASSGGPAPDEPPAPAAGEPSAAIQPATADDGAATPPAPADTAAEPAMSSSPVAAYLGDPAAITAGRRMFRAVCTGYCHSTTPGVTKDAPNLFDCDWDHGSTDADLYRVINQGVPDTEMLPFEGKIPEDTIWKVIAYMRSNSLDCG, encoded by the coding sequence TTGTTCGCGAACACCATGACCCGTAGCGAGCCGAACCGCTTCGCCTCGTACTCGACGATCGTCCTGCCCCTGCTGCTGGTGGCCTGTGCTAGCAGCGGCGGACCAGCTCCCGATGAACCACCGGCTCCGGCCGCCGGCGAGCCATCCGCCGCCATCCAGCCGGCAACCGCGGACGATGGCGCCGCCACACCACCGGCGCCGGCGGACACGGCCGCCGAACCCGCCATGAGTTCCTCTCCCGTAGCTGCCTACCTCGGCGACCCCGCCGCGATCACGGCCGGCCGGCGCATGTTCCGCGCCGTCTGTACCGGCTACTGCCACTCGACGACACCCGGCGTCACGAAGGACGCTCCGAACCTCTTCGACTGCGACTGGGACCACGGCAGCACAGACGCCGACCTCTACCGCGTGATCAACCAGGGCGTGCCGGACACGGAGATGCTCCCCTTCGAGGGCAAGATCCCCGAGGACACGATCTGGAAGGTGATCGCGTACATGCGCTCGAACAGCCTGGACTGCGGCTGA
- a CDS encoding class I SAM-dependent methyltransferase, with the protein MTDDDGGTQSLYGRLDPEQVGAFALKVWQFKQGELVSLMIHLGDRLGIYRTLQGLGPVSPAELAEVSGLKERWLREWLHGQAAAGLLEYHGAENGGEPRFELDGIAAAVLADEENSVAFAGGAFGYPPDHDVIDGLAEAFKTGIGLSYQQLGPCAAHRTERMLGPWTRQALVPRIIPALDGVEERLRSGIDVIDVGCGGGVALLSLARAFPESRFTGYDPSEHAIDIARERTLEAGATNVDWRIARGEDLPQEPSFDLVVTFDCVHDMTRPDLVIAAIRGAIRDEGTWLIKDIRSSPRFEDNRRNPVLALLYGFSVSACMSSALSEPDGMGLGTLGFNPVVAERMVREAGFTRFRMHDFDDPANLYYEVRP; encoded by the coding sequence ATGACGGACGACGACGGCGGCACGCAGTCACTCTACGGCCGGCTCGACCCGGAACAGGTCGGCGCCTTCGCTCTGAAGGTGTGGCAGTTCAAGCAGGGCGAGCTCGTTTCCCTGATGATCCATCTCGGCGACCGGCTGGGTATCTACCGCACCCTGCAGGGCCTCGGCCCCGTGAGCCCGGCGGAGCTGGCCGAAGTCAGCGGACTGAAGGAGCGCTGGTTGCGCGAGTGGTTGCACGGCCAGGCGGCCGCGGGGCTGCTCGAGTACCACGGCGCCGAGAACGGCGGCGAGCCGCGCTTCGAACTCGATGGCATCGCCGCCGCGGTGCTCGCGGACGAGGAGAACTCCGTGGCCTTCGCCGGCGGCGCGTTCGGCTATCCGCCGGACCACGACGTGATCGACGGCCTGGCGGAGGCGTTCAAGACCGGGATCGGCCTTTCCTATCAGCAGCTCGGTCCCTGCGCAGCCCACCGCACGGAGCGGATGCTGGGTCCCTGGACCCGGCAGGCGCTGGTGCCGCGGATCATCCCGGCGCTCGACGGTGTCGAAGAACGCCTGCGGAGCGGGATCGATGTGATCGATGTCGGCTGCGGTGGCGGTGTGGCGTTGCTCTCCCTCGCGCGCGCCTTCCCGGAATCCCGCTTTACCGGCTACGACCCGTCCGAGCACGCGATCGACATCGCCCGCGAACGTACTCTGGAAGCCGGTGCCACGAACGTCGACTGGCGGATTGCAAGGGGCGAGGATCTGCCTCAGGAGCCCAGCTTCGACCTGGTTGTCACCTTCGACTGCGTCCATGACATGACCAGGCCGGACCTGGTGATCGCCGCCATTCGGGGCGCCATCCGGGATGAAGGCACCTGGCTGATCAAGGACATCCGCAGCAGCCCGCGGTTCGAGGACAACCGGCGCAATCCCGTGCTCGCGCTGCTCTACGGCTTCTCGGTCTCCGCCTGCATGTCGTCGGCCCTGTCCGAGCCGGACGGCATGGGCCTGGGAACGCTGGGGTTCAACCCGGTCGTGGCGGAGCGGATGGTGCGGGAAGCCGGATTCACGCGCTTCCGGATGCACGACTTCGACGACCCGGCGAACCTGTACTACGAAGTCCGGCCCTGA